Sequence from the Nocardia cyriacigeorgica GUH-2 genome:
TCTCACAGCCCGGTGGCCGGGTCATCGCGAAGATCGCGGTGGCGGCGACGTCCTCGGGCTGGTTGAGCCGCACATCCGGCGGCGGCGCGTACTGGGCGGGTCGTCCGTCGAAGAACGCGGTGTGCATCCCGCCGGGCACGAGCAGGGTGACGCCCACCTCGCCGGCGGTTTCGGCGGCCAGCGCCCTGGTGAACCCCACCACTCCGAACTTGGACGCGCAGTAGGCGGTTGCGTCCGGCAGAGCTTTCAGCCCGAGGGTGGATGCGCAGGTCACCACGGTGCCGTGACTCGCGCGCAGGGCGGGCAGCGCGGCCCGGATGACGGCGGCGGTGCCGAGCAGGTTCACCCGGATCACCCGCTCCCAGTCCTCGGTGGCGACGTCGCCGAGGGCGCCGCAGGCGTCGATGCCCGCGGCGGTGAAGACCGCGTTCAGGCGGCCGTCGGCGCGGGCGATGAGTTGCTCGACGGCGCGCTGGGTGTCATCGGAGTACGCCAGATCCGCGTACTCCCAGGCCACGTCGGCCTCCGGTTTGTCGCGGTCGATGACCAGAGCGGTCCCGCCCTCGGCGGCTACCGCGTCGGCGACGGCGGCTCCGAGACCGGAGGCGCCGCCGGTGATCAGGACGTTGCCGAGTTCTGTGTGCGCTGATGCGTTCACGCTGTATCCCTTCAGACGTCGGGTCATGGCTGTCAGCTGGCGGCTCCGAGCGCGGTCGCCTGCGCGGTGGTCGCGGTGCGGTAGGCGGTCAGGGTGTCGGCGGCGATGCGGTCCCAGGAGTAGCGCCCGCGCACCTTCCGGTGACCCGCCGCGCCCCAGCGCCGGCGCCGGGCGCTGTCGGCGAGCAGCGAGCGCAGCGCCCGGGCCAGCGGTGTCGGTTCCGACGGCGGCACCAGGGCGCCGGTGACGTCGTCGTCCACGGTGTCGAGCAGACCGCCGACGGCGCTGGCGACCACCGGTTTCGCGCAGGCCATCGCCTCGAGCGGGACGATGCCGAACGGTTCGTACCAGGGCGTGCACACCACCACATCGGCCGAGCGCAGCAGCGCGGGCATATCGCGATGGGGTACCTGACCGAGCAGTTCGACCCGGTCGGCCACCTCGTGCCGGTCGGCGACCCGGCGCAGTCGTGCTGCCTCGGCCCGGGCGATGT
This genomic interval carries:
- a CDS encoding SDR family oxidoreductase, which gives rise to MNASAHTELGNVLITGGASGLGAAVADAVAAEGGTALVIDRDKPEADVAWEYADLAYSDDTQRAVEQLIARADGRLNAVFTAAGIDACGALGDVATEDWERVIRVNLLGTAAVIRAALPALRASHGTVVTCASTLGLKALPDATAYCASKFGVVGFTRALAAETAGEVGVTLLVPGGMHTAFFDGRPAQYAPPPDVRLNQPEDVAATAIFAMTRPPGCEIREMVVCPSTESSWP